One segment of Thermosynechococcus sp. HN-54 DNA contains the following:
- a CDS encoding right-handed parallel beta-helix repeat-containing protein, which produces MAALFGPTAAVMKWPYVWLIALCLALILILTGQQRIAAIPASPLTLEVNPAHPQASDAGKGIPTTPFRTIGAALAWAQAHDRPTNIYIYSGIYRETLGTIHHRQTPLRLIAKGGDRPKGALRDRVILRGSQQWSDWQAVSTTSAVTIYRHPWTLGWGFSGNPWTAFDIELPRVAQRGELVWWQETPLRQRLSFMELQGNDFYVDDAEQQLYVAIPTGISPRELEVAVHREALRILDSGFISLVGLRFEHYGGTFTQAVRIERSHDIQVIDCIFWGNNWGGLESHQSDRLRVERTQFLQNGWRGMAGVHLRDFTVQQVLVQGNNWRGGWAGFYDWDAGDKYFHLRHAVFDRYRAIENQAAGLWLDTDNQNVEIRRSQFVGNAVVGLFLEAGTGPVTIEDSLIAYNYSIAPNYLQTPGIFGWAAAHVTLRRNWIWENQGAQIGVRDPSPRTVTLPETGEAVTITSQDWYLEGNWIGSRQEQLLTTLKGEAFLKTLTLQGNHWWSEAPYPFRLEGENVPWSQWQERYGKAGDRWLSP; this is translated from the coding sequence ATGGCTGCCCTATTTGGCCCGACCGCTGCGGTGATGAAGTGGCCATATGTCTGGCTGATTGCGCTTTGCCTAGCTCTAATTCTAATATTGACGGGGCAACAAAGAATTGCAGCTATTCCAGCCTCGCCCCTGACCCTAGAGGTGAACCCAGCACATCCCCAAGCCAGTGATGCCGGCAAGGGAATTCCAACAACCCCTTTCCGCACTATTGGTGCTGCTTTGGCGTGGGCACAGGCGCACGATCGCCCCACAAACATTTACATTTATAGCGGGATTTATCGGGAGACGCTGGGAACGATTCATCATCGGCAGACGCCCCTACGACTGATTGCCAAGGGGGGCGATCGCCCGAAGGGCGCGCTTCGCGATCGCGTGATTTTGCGCGGCAGTCAACAATGGTCAGATTGGCAAGCAGTCTCTACCACTTCAGCAGTGACGATCTACCGTCACCCGTGGACATTGGGGTGGGGCTTTTCCGGTAACCCGTGGACAGCGTTTGATATTGAGTTACCCCGAGTGGCGCAGCGGGGCGAACTGGTGTGGTGGCAGGAGACTCCCCTGCGGCAGCGACTCTCATTTATGGAATTGCAGGGGAATGATTTCTATGTGGATGATGCAGAGCAGCAACTGTATGTGGCAATTCCTACCGGCATCTCACCTAGGGAATTGGAAGTAGCGGTTCACCGTGAGGCCTTACGAATCTTAGACAGTGGTTTTATCAGTTTGGTGGGGCTGCGCTTTGAGCACTATGGCGGCACGTTTACCCAAGCGGTACGCATTGAACGCAGCCATGATATTCAGGTGATTGACTGCATATTTTGGGGCAACAATTGGGGTGGCCTCGAAAGCCACCAGAGCGATCGCCTGCGGGTGGAGCGAACGCAGTTTCTGCAAAATGGCTGGCGGGGCATGGCGGGGGTTCATTTACGGGACTTCACAGTCCAGCAAGTTCTCGTCCAAGGCAATAATTGGCGGGGGGGATGGGCAGGCTTTTACGATTGGGATGCGGGGGATAAGTACTTTCATTTGCGCCACGCCGTCTTTGATCGTTACCGCGCCATTGAGAACCAAGCGGCCGGTCTATGGCTTGATACGGATAATCAAAACGTCGAGATTCGGCGATCGCAATTTGTGGGCAATGCCGTTGTCGGTCTTTTCCTAGAGGCGGGCACAGGCCCAGTCACAATTGAAGATTCCTTAATTGCCTATAACTACAGCATTGCCCCGAACTATCTACAAACCCCCGGCATTTTTGGCTGGGCGGCTGCCCATGTCACCCTGCGCCGCAACTGGATTTGGGAAAACCAAGGGGCACAAATTGGTGTCCGCGATCCTTCCCCGCGAACCGTCACGCTGCCAGAAACCGGTGAGGCAGTCACGATTACGTCTCAAGATTGGTACCTCGAGGGCAATTGGATTGGCAGCCGCCAAGAGCAACTCCTGACTACCCTTAAGGGCGAAGCCTTTTTGAAAACGCTAACGTTGCAGGGGAACCACTGGTGGAGTGAAGCTCCCTACCCCTTTCGCCTAGAAGGGGAAAATGTCCCTTGGTCGCAGTGGCAGGAACGATATGGCAAGGCTGGGGATCGCTGGCTCAGCCCCTAG
- a CDS encoding J domain-containing protein codes for MAHLSPSRTHYEVLEVTPTASLAEIRRAYREKSKLYHPDTTTLPVAIAREEFHRLNEAYAVLTNPEQRQWYDLQLRLRAQLKQPTTTGMGVSSRPQGSGRSPSVPPEDRPLSPGELFALFILGITFVGCLVLAVIVGLSQQGQEWILQMVSRISELG; via the coding sequence ATGGCACATCTGTCCCCGTCGCGAACCCACTACGAGGTTCTAGAGGTGACTCCCACGGCCTCGTTGGCAGAGATTCGCCGTGCCTATCGCGAAAAGAGTAAGCTCTATCATCCGGATACAACGACGCTGCCGGTGGCGATCGCCCGCGAGGAGTTTCACCGCCTCAATGAGGCTTATGCAGTGCTCACTAACCCTGAGCAGCGGCAGTGGTATGACTTGCAATTGCGGCTGCGCGCCCAGCTAAAACAGCCCACTACAACGGGGATGGGCGTGTCTTCTCGCCCTCAAGGCTCTGGACGTTCTCCCAGTGTTCCCCCAGAGGATCGCCCCCTTTCGCCGGGGGAGTTATTTGCTCTGTTTATCTTGGGAATCACGTTTGTCGGCTGCTTGGTTCTGGCGGTGATTGTCGGCTTGTCTCAACAGGGGCAAGAATGGATCTTGCAAATGGTTAGTCGTATTTCTGAACTCGGATGA
- a CDS encoding transposase — protein MASFSVLVKSILKQLSPCDYPVLNSQLFFKIWLTYILDQGLTSMRALFYRLNHSGITVDMSTFSKANKTRTTTLFERIYTHLMSQARKRHRCSSLMLFPIDSTVITLTSKLFWFYKYHQVKLITGFDLTENILGKAVVSFGERHDLSFQDEILEMIPENAVAIMDRGFASWRFLERLSERKCLFVVRIKNNMRMKLNHERYRVVQFFDEHGTEFRIATNLMHLSDEEVSELYRHRWGIENLWKFLKMHLSLDKLITKSLNGVINQIYMVLIGYLILELMEIPEYFGRKLLDKLRYLQLELSRRCSIVHWSFDWQPELLVT, from the coding sequence ATGGCATCTTTTTCAGTTCTTGTCAAGTCTATTCTCAAGCAGCTCAGCCCTTGCGACTACCCCGTCCTCAACTCTCAATTGTTCTTCAAAATCTGGTTGACCTACATTCTCGACCAAGGATTAACCAGCATGAGAGCCTTATTTTATCGCTTGAATCATTCGGGGATTACAGTGGATATGTCCACGTTTTCCAAGGCGAACAAAACTCGAACAACCACCTTATTTGAGAGGATTTACACTCATCTCATGTCTCAAGCTCGCAAGAGACATCGTTGTTCAAGTCTGATGCTGTTTCCTATTGATTCAACCGTCATTACCCTGACGAGTAAGCTCTTTTGGTTCTACAAATACCATCAAGTGAAGTTAATTACAGGATTTGATTTAACAGAGAACATCCTGGGTAAGGCAGTAGTCTCTTTTGGGGAGAGACATGACCTAAGCTTTCAAGACGAGATTTTAGAAATGATCCCTGAGAATGCCGTTGCCATCATGGATAGAGGGTTTGCGAGTTGGAGATTTTTAGAGCGGCTGAGTGAGAGGAAGTGTTTATTTGTTGTGCGTATCAAGAATAACATGAGAATGAAGCTCAATCATGAGAGATACCGAGTGGTTCAATTTTTTGATGAGCATGGAACAGAGTTTCGTATTGCGACGAATCTAATGCATCTAAGTGATGAGGAAGTGAGTGAGCTGTATCGGCATCGGTGGGGGATTGAGAACTTATGGAAGTTTCTAAAGATGCATTTATCATTAGACAAGCTGATTACGAAGAGTTTGAATGGGGTGATAAATCAGATTTATATGGTTTTGATTGGGTACTTAATTTTAGAGCTAATGGAGATACCTGAATACTTTGGCAGGAAGCTATTAGACAAATTGCGATATTTGCAACTGGAACTGAGTCGCCGCTGCTCGATAGTGCATTGGAGCTTTGATTGGCAGCCAGAGCTACTTGTCACTTAG
- a CDS encoding adenosine deaminase, protein MALYAELHRHLGGSVVPRILWRYFQRNDRSLAERFPNYQEFETFYTRPRQSLEEYLELHTLVESVQTPQTLPYFIFRLIRGAYIFENLAYLELRYTPYLRTDPQRSESDRIEQMAEIVKTVGLACQVPEYPIITSQILCMHTRLPYAVNRAIVDLAASFPQFVCGIDLAGGDSVYGDRMQEFVELYAYARDRGLKTTGHLYETVNGCYPELLPYLQRIGHGIQIPLRYPELLQEVAAAGQCLEVCPTTYFQTGTLESYEQLRLIFERCFEAGVDVAICTDNAGLHNVRLPFEYENLLTHDILNFKELQACQEAAFRHAFAWPHAQPPTLLLSNLLQGNSPQTALAGCAIQ, encoded by the coding sequence ATGGCACTGTACGCAGAACTACATCGGCATTTGGGTGGCTCAGTTGTACCGCGTATTCTTTGGCGGTATTTTCAGCGGAACGATCGCTCCCTTGCGGAGCGCTTTCCCAACTATCAGGAGTTTGAAACGTTCTATACTCGCCCCCGTCAATCCCTCGAAGAATACCTCGAACTCCACACATTAGTGGAGAGTGTGCAAACACCGCAAACGCTGCCCTATTTCATTTTTCGTTTGATTCGCGGCGCCTATATTTTTGAAAACTTGGCCTACTTGGAGTTGCGTTATACGCCTTACTTGCGCACCGATCCGCAGCGCTCCGAGAGCGATCGCATTGAGCAGATGGCCGAGATTGTTAAAACGGTGGGTCTGGCTTGCCAAGTACCAGAGTACCCAATTATCACCAGCCAAATTCTCTGTATGCACACGCGACTGCCCTATGCGGTGAACCGTGCCATTGTTGATCTGGCGGCGAGTTTTCCCCAGTTTGTCTGTGGCATTGATTTAGCCGGGGGCGATAGCGTCTATGGCGATCGCATGCAGGAATTTGTCGAACTCTATGCTTATGCCCGCGATCGCGGCCTGAAAACCACGGGTCACCTCTACGAAACGGTCAATGGCTGCTATCCTGAACTGCTGCCCTACCTGCAACGCATTGGCCATGGCATTCAAATTCCGCTGCGGTATCCAGAGTTGCTGCAGGAAGTCGCCGCTGCCGGTCAATGCCTTGAAGTCTGCCCCACCACCTATTTTCAAACGGGCACCCTCGAGAGCTACGAGCAATTGCGGCTAATCTTTGAACGCTGTTTTGAAGCGGGGGTAGATGTGGCCATCTGTACGGATAATGCGGGACTGCACAATGTGCGGCTACCCTTCGAGTATGAAAACCTACTCACCCATGACATTCTTAACTTCAAGGAGTTGCAGGCCTGTCAGGAAGCAGCTTTTCGCCATGCCTTTGCTTGGCCCCATGCGCAACCGCCGACCCTCCTCCTGAGTAACCTGCTTCAGGGCAATTCCCCCCAAACTGCACTTGCAGGCTGCGCAATCCAGTAA
- a CDS encoding DUF3143 domain-containing protein has protein sequence MNTLPHPQTPLYNHALPQIEAWLQQKGCVRDETDIHCWEVEYPQWSARICLDIEELQVIYHDRLEGSVIQRSFKYSCPRADVEEAIFAGP, from the coding sequence ATGAATACTTTACCTCACCCCCAAACTCCCCTGTACAACCATGCCCTACCCCAAATTGAAGCTTGGCTACAGCAAAAGGGCTGTGTGCGGGATGAAACAGATATTCACTGCTGGGAGGTTGAGTACCCGCAGTGGTCAGCTCGGATTTGCTTGGATATTGAGGAACTCCAAGTGATTTATCACGATCGCCTCGAGGGCAGTGTTATTCAGCGCTCTTTTAAGTACTCCTGCCCCCGCGCTGATGTGGAAGAAGCGATTTTTGCTGGCCCCTAG
- a CDS encoding type IV pilus twitching motility protein PilT — MELMIEDLMEQVVANGGSDLHISAGLPPYIRISGKLTPTDYEPLTPEQCQRLIFSMLNNTQRKHLEQNWELDCSYGVRGLARFRVNVYKDRGTYAACLRALSSKIPTFEQLGLPNIVREMSERPRGLILVTGPTGSGKTTTLAAMIDLINKTRAEHILTIEDPIEFVYEPIKSLIHQRQVGEDTKSFANALRAALREDPDIILVGEMRDLETIQLAISAAETGHLVFGTLHTSSAAQTVDRMVDVFPPEQQQQIRVQLSNSLVAVFSQTLVPKKNPKPGEFGRIMAQEIMVVTPAISNLIREGKTSQIYSAIQTGGKLGMQTLEKVLADYYRAGIITYEAAMAKSSRQDELQRLIGAGAPAAAAR, encoded by the coding sequence ATGGAGTTAATGATTGAAGACTTAATGGAGCAAGTGGTGGCCAATGGTGGCTCTGATTTGCACATCTCCGCTGGCTTACCCCCCTACATTCGCATTAGCGGCAAATTAACGCCGACAGACTACGAGCCACTCACCCCAGAGCAATGCCAGCGCCTGATCTTCAGCATGCTCAACAATACCCAACGTAAGCACCTAGAGCAAAACTGGGAGTTGGACTGCTCCTATGGTGTACGGGGTTTAGCACGGTTCCGCGTCAATGTGTATAAAGACCGGGGTACCTATGCTGCTTGCTTGCGGGCTTTGAGTTCCAAAATTCCCACGTTTGAGCAGTTGGGATTGCCCAACATTGTCCGCGAAATGAGTGAGCGGCCACGGGGCTTGATTCTGGTGACTGGGCCTACAGGATCAGGGAAAACCACAACCTTGGCGGCGATGATTGACTTAATCAACAAAACCCGCGCTGAGCATATCCTGACGATTGAAGACCCCATTGAGTTTGTCTATGAACCAATCAAGAGCCTGATCCACCAACGGCAGGTGGGGGAAGACACCAAGAGTTTTGCCAATGCCCTACGGGCAGCGCTGCGGGAAGACCCCGACATTATCCTTGTGGGTGAGATGCGTGACTTGGAAACAATTCAGCTGGCTATCTCAGCAGCGGAAACGGGTCACTTGGTCTTTGGGACGTTGCACACTAGTTCAGCCGCCCAAACCGTTGACCGTATGGTGGATGTGTTCCCGCCAGAGCAGCAACAGCAAATTCGCGTCCAGTTGTCGAACTCGTTGGTGGCAGTCTTTAGCCAAACGCTGGTTCCTAAGAAAAATCCCAAGCCTGGTGAATTTGGGCGGATTATGGCCCAAGAAATCATGGTGGTGACGCCTGCTATTTCCAACCTGATTCGCGAAGGCAAAACCTCGCAGATCTACTCGGCGATTCAGACCGGCGGCAAGCTGGGGATGCAGACCCTCGAAAAAGTCTTGGCCGACTACTATCGTGCGGGGATTATTACCTATGAGGCAGCAATGGCCAAATCCTCGCGTCAGGATGAGCTGCAACGTCTCATTGGTGCGGGTGCACCTGCGGCAGCAGCGCGTTAG
- the leuD gene encoding 3-isopropylmalate dehydratase small subunit: MSKIERITGRGLPLRGNDIDTDRIIPARFLRCVTFDGLGEHVFADDRQSGQHPFDLPQYQGARILVVNANFGCGSSREHAPQAIARWGIQAIVGESFAEIFAGNCLAMGVPCVTAAPEQVQALQTLLEDQPSTELTLDLHTLTLTAGAQVIPLTMAESTRQMLISGQWDACGQLLANCDKIHAVAARLPYMQWAVS; the protein is encoded by the coding sequence ATGAGCAAGATTGAACGCATTACGGGTCGTGGCCTTCCTCTGCGGGGCAACGATATTGATACCGATCGCATTATTCCCGCACGGTTTCTCCGCTGTGTCACCTTTGATGGCCTTGGGGAGCATGTCTTTGCCGACGATCGCCAGTCGGGACAGCATCCTTTTGACTTGCCTCAGTACCAAGGGGCGCGGATTCTGGTGGTGAATGCCAACTTTGGCTGTGGCTCGAGTCGTGAGCACGCACCGCAGGCGATCGCCCGTTGGGGGATTCAAGCAATTGTTGGCGAGAGTTTTGCGGAAATTTTTGCAGGCAACTGCTTGGCAATGGGAGTTCCTTGTGTCACAGCTGCCCCAGAGCAGGTACAGGCACTGCAAACCCTTTTGGAAGATCAGCCCAGTACGGAACTGACCCTAGACCTGCACACGCTGACCCTGACGGCGGGCGCTCAAGTTATTCCCCTAACCATGGCGGAAAGTACCCGGCAAATGCTCATTTCTGGTCAGTGGGATGCCTGTGGTCAACTCTTGGCCAATTGCGACAAAATTCACGCAGTAGCAGCGCGGCTGCCCTATATGCAGTGGGCGGTTAGCTAA
- a CDS encoding type II secretion system F family protein: MATYEVRIRDAQGKYRTVREEASTPREARMALQLQGVQVLEVKEAKKLTLKSDLDLSFLSKITVKDKAIFARQFAALVNAGVALVRGIGVLADQCTNPKLKKILMAVNNDIQQGSSLADAMRPHPEAFDNLFVAMIQAGETGGVLDEVLNRLSKLLEDQARLNNQIKSALTYPVVVGLLAVGIFLGMVIFLIPVFEGIFKQLGGELPPFTAMMVSLSQFLRTPQYMALLIICVVGLVLGIRFYYNTPAGRLMIDGLLLKLPLFGDLVEKTAVARFCRTFGSLSRSGVPILRSLEIVSATAGNQVISNAIDRAAKEVQTGGMLSLALQQERVFPVLATQMINVGEETGELDKMLMKVADFYEDEVEQAVKALTSVMEPVMIAVLGGMVGSILVAMYLPMFKIFDLVK; the protein is encoded by the coding sequence ATGGCAACCTATGAAGTGCGGATACGGGATGCCCAAGGCAAGTACAGAACCGTACGGGAGGAAGCTTCGACCCCTCGAGAAGCGCGCATGGCCTTGCAATTGCAGGGGGTACAGGTTCTAGAGGTCAAGGAGGCCAAAAAACTTACCCTCAAATCGGATCTTGACCTGAGCTTCCTCTCAAAAATTACCGTGAAGGATAAGGCGATCTTTGCCCGTCAGTTTGCGGCACTGGTGAATGCGGGCGTGGCCTTGGTGCGTGGGATCGGTGTTTTGGCAGATCAATGCACCAACCCGAAACTGAAAAAAATCCTCATGGCGGTCAACAATGACATTCAACAGGGGAGTAGCTTGGCTGATGCAATGCGTCCCCATCCTGAGGCCTTTGATAATCTGTTTGTGGCCATGATCCAAGCAGGGGAAACGGGGGGGGTGCTTGATGAGGTGCTCAACCGTCTCTCAAAGTTGCTGGAGGATCAAGCCCGCCTCAATAACCAAATCAAGTCCGCCCTGACCTATCCCGTGGTGGTGGGGCTGCTGGCGGTGGGGATTTTCTTGGGGATGGTGATTTTCCTGATCCCCGTGTTTGAGGGCATCTTCAAACAGTTGGGAGGCGAGTTGCCTCCCTTTACCGCCATGATGGTGTCCCTCAGTCAGTTCCTGCGCACGCCTCAGTATATGGCATTGTTGATTATTTGTGTGGTGGGCTTGGTATTGGGGATTCGCTTTTATTACAATACCCCGGCTGGCCGGCTGATGATTGATGGCTTGCTGTTGAAGCTACCCCTCTTTGGCGATTTGGTGGAAAAAACAGCGGTGGCACGGTTCTGCCGCACGTTTGGTTCGCTGTCCCGTTCAGGGGTGCCGATTTTGCGCTCCCTTGAGATTGTCAGTGCCACAGCGGGTAACCAAGTGATCTCCAATGCTATTGATCGTGCCGCGAAGGAGGTGCAAACGGGAGGGATGCTGAGCCTTGCGCTGCAACAGGAACGGGTCTTTCCAGTGCTGGCGACCCAGATGATTAACGTGGGGGAAGAGACAGGGGAACTGGATAAGATGCTGATGAAGGTGGCAGACTTCTATGAAGATGAGGTTGAGCAGGCAGTGAAGGCTCTCACCAGTGTGATGGAACCCGTGATGATTGCAGTGCTAGGGGGTATGGTAGGGTCAATTCTGGTGGCGATGTACCTACCGATGTTCAAGATCTTTGATCTAGTTAAATAA
- a CDS encoding glycosyltransferase, whose amino-acid sequence MAEVIAIAPKTVPESLLNERTTPMDYAANCASSQQWHKPPLLSICIPAYHRPQGLAQAVRSVVAALPPESQNRVEIIITDDSATPAAVEDLLAGWSGRWYYQHNAQRLGMVANWNASVAKASGDFILLLHDDDYLLPQGIPTILEILTREGTAFDVFLFGVHLVDQHQRCLRRQIPRRQGWLSPAQALRQLLRHSSFVRFPALIWRRSLLEEVGYFDPAYGEATDLYQWLRFFARKGVYTVPRATAAYTIHDQALTMGMFHAQTLATLRQIFTAAADFKILSPAALRECQGDFFHQFILAGTWRFLRRRQWQRAQAVYQLFELPEVIALGRSRRWQGLRWLFGAWLWLLRQIS is encoded by the coding sequence GTGGCAGAGGTCATAGCAATCGCTCCGAAAACAGTGCCCGAAAGTCTGTTGAATGAACGCACTACCCCAATGGATTATGCAGCAAACTGTGCAAGTTCCCAACAATGGCACAAACCACCGCTATTGAGTATTTGCATTCCAGCCTACCACCGTCCCCAAGGACTGGCGCAGGCGGTTCGCTCAGTCGTCGCCGCCTTGCCCCCTGAGAGCCAGAATCGGGTGGAAATAATCATTACCGATGATTCCGCCACCCCCGCAGCAGTGGAGGATTTACTCGCTGGATGGTCAGGCCGCTGGTACTACCAGCACAATGCTCAGCGCTTGGGAATGGTGGCCAATTGGAACGCAAGCGTGGCGAAGGCCTCAGGGGACTTTATCCTGCTGTTGCACGACGATGATTACTTGCTCCCCCAAGGAATACCCACAATTCTCGAAATTCTCACTAGGGAGGGCACTGCGTTTGATGTCTTTCTCTTTGGGGTGCATTTGGTGGATCAGCATCAACGCTGTTTGCGACGGCAAATTCCCCGACGGCAGGGATGGCTCTCCCCGGCTCAAGCCCTTCGCCAATTGCTGCGTCATTCCTCGTTTGTACGGTTTCCAGCCTTGATCTGGCGGCGATCGCTCCTTGAGGAGGTTGGCTATTTTGATCCCGCCTACGGCGAAGCCACAGACCTCTACCAATGGCTACGGTTTTTTGCTCGCAAGGGCGTTTACACGGTTCCCCGCGCAACGGCAGCTTACACGATTCACGATCAGGCTCTGACGATGGGGATGTTCCACGCTCAGACCTTGGCAACCCTAAGACAAATTTTTACCGCTGCTGCTGATTTCAAGATCCTCTCACCCGCGGCGCTACGGGAGTGCCAAGGCGACTTTTTCCACCAGTTTATCTTGGCGGGAACATGGCGATTCTTGCGCCGACGGCAGTGGCAACGGGCGCAGGCAGTGTACCAGCTTTTTGAGCTACCAGAGGTAATTGCATTGGGGCGATCGCGCCGCTGGCAAGGCTTGCGTTGGCTCTTTGGCGCTTGGCTTTGGCTACTGCGACAGATTAGCTAA
- a CDS encoding GspE/PulE family protein translates to MVNTSSSSSSARKALTVRGRAASPTERAIVASGYASIDQVREAMNTARKTGKSLVTVLQEITGTTMPPDVLRQYHKQQLFELKVIYGVDCLDPELNRFPTEQIEQLINTIVPIDTCRTYQVIPIAKHLDADPPYLLVAMVDPDNLQAIDNLTRLLRSHNLTLKRMVITLEDYQRLIDPILNKQVAETAASKNAPAAIGEINIEEDIEAMGGLEEIEGEQEADLAEALKGAEDAPIIALVNKILAKALTEGVSDIHIEPQEEYLRIRFRKDGVLHQAFDPLPKKIVPAVVSRFKILADLDIAERRAPQDGRIRKMFQGRRVDFRVNTLPSRWGEKVVLRILDNSATQLGLDKLITDPESLAIVREMTKRPFGLILVTGPTGSGKTTTLYSALAECNSPGVNISTAEDPIEYTLPGLTQVQVIREKGMDFASILRAFLRQDPDVILVGETRDKETAKTAIEAALTGHLVLTTLHTNDAASAVARLSEMGVEPFMVSASLIGVVAQRLMRRVCSECRIPYTPTREELARFGLSASKDVNLTLYKANKLTPEQIQAAKASGQPICSKCGGVGYKGRCGVYEIMRVTERLQSLITEGAPTERIKEAAVEEGMKTLLAYSLNLVKEGVTTLEEVERVTFTDTGLESELKAKRKSSLTCRTCGAEAQPEWLECPYCMTPRFVD, encoded by the coding sequence ATGGTTAACACATCGTCATCTTCTTCATCCGCTCGCAAAGCGCTTACCGTGCGCGGCAGAGCCGCTAGCCCCACCGAACGAGCCATTGTTGCCTCCGGTTACGCCAGTATCGATCAGGTGCGGGAAGCCATGAACACCGCCCGCAAAACAGGCAAGTCCCTCGTAACCGTGTTGCAGGAGATTACGGGCACCACCATGCCCCCCGATGTGTTACGTCAGTACCACAAGCAACAACTTTTTGAACTTAAAGTCATCTATGGTGTCGATTGCCTTGATCCCGAACTCAATCGTTTTCCCACCGAGCAAATCGAGCAACTGATCAACACGATTGTACCGATTGACACCTGCCGCACCTACCAAGTCATCCCCATTGCCAAGCACCTCGACGCCGATCCCCCCTACCTGCTGGTGGCGATGGTGGATCCCGACAACCTGCAAGCCATTGACAACCTCACCCGGCTGCTGCGCAGTCACAACCTCACCCTGAAGCGGATGGTGATCACCCTAGAGGACTACCAACGCCTCATTGACCCGATTCTCAACAAGCAGGTAGCTGAAACCGCTGCCAGCAAAAATGCCCCCGCTGCTATCGGTGAAATCAACATCGAAGAAGACATCGAAGCCATGGGCGGCCTCGAAGAAATTGAAGGGGAGCAGGAGGCTGACCTTGCCGAGGCGCTCAAAGGGGCAGAAGATGCTCCCATTATTGCGCTTGTCAACAAAATTTTGGCCAAGGCTCTCACCGAAGGAGTTTCCGACATCCACATTGAACCCCAAGAGGAATACCTACGGATTCGTTTCCGTAAAGATGGGGTGCTCCACCAGGCCTTTGACCCCCTGCCGAAGAAGATCGTGCCAGCCGTAGTTTCCCGCTTCAAAATTTTGGCTGACCTCGACATTGCCGAGCGGCGTGCCCCCCAAGATGGCCGTATCCGCAAAATGTTCCAAGGGCGACGGGTGGACTTCCGAGTGAATACCCTCCCCAGCCGCTGGGGCGAAAAAGTGGTACTGCGGATTCTCGATAACTCCGCCACCCAATTGGGTCTCGACAAACTGATTACTGACCCTGAGAGCCTTGCCATTGTGCGGGAGATGACCAAGCGCCCCTTTGGTTTGATTCTGGTCACAGGCCCGACGGGTTCAGGGAAAACCACCACACTTTACTCAGCGCTGGCTGAATGTAATAGTCCTGGTGTCAACATCAGTACAGCGGAAGACCCAATTGAATACACGCTCCCCGGCCTGACGCAGGTACAGGTTATTCGCGAAAAAGGTATGGACTTTGCCTCCATTCTGCGTGCCTTTCTCCGCCAAGACCCCGATGTGATTCTGGTGGGGGAAACCCGCGACAAGGAAACAGCAAAAACCGCTATTGAAGCTGCCTTGACGGGTCACTTGGTGTTAACCACTCTGCACACCAACGATGCCGCCAGTGCCGTTGCCCGTCTCTCGGAAATGGGGGTGGAACCCTTCATGGTCTCCGCTTCCTTAATTGGGGTCGTTGCCCAGCGACTCATGCGGCGGGTATGCAGTGAGTGTCGCATTCCCTATACCCCCACCCGTGAGGAACTGGCACGCTTTGGCTTGTCCGCTTCCAAGGATGTCAACCTCACCCTCTACAAAGCCAATAAACTGACGCCCGAGCAGATTCAAGCAGCCAAAGCCAGTGGCCAGCCGATTTGCAGCAAGTGTGGCGGTGTGGGCTACAAAGGGCGCTGTGGGGTCTATGAAATTATGCGGGTGACGGAGCGCCTGCAAAGTCTGATTACTGAGGGTGCCCCCACGGAGCGGATCAAAGAAGCGGCGGTTGAAGAGGGCATGAAAACCCTGTTGGCCTATAGCCTGAACCTTGTCAAAGAAGGCGTCACCACCCTCGAAGAAGTCGAGCGCGTCACCTTTACGGACACGGGTCTCGAATCAGAACTCAAGGCCAAACGTAAGAGTTCTTTAACCTGCCGTACCTGCGGTGCCGAGGCCCAGCCCGAATGGTTAGAATGCCCCTATTGCATGACACCCCGCTTTGTGGATTAA
- a CDS encoding lipopolysaccharide assembly protein LapA domain-containing protein, translating into MRRFLLFLLWMISSGAIALFSVQNAKAVSLRFLFWQSIDLPLGVLLIVVAAIALWLPYLARPLR; encoded by the coding sequence ATGCGCCGCTTTTTGCTCTTTTTACTCTGGATGATTAGCAGTGGGGCAATCGCCCTCTTTTCCGTACAGAATGCAAAAGCGGTGTCCCTGAGATTTTTGTTTTGGCAATCCATTGACTTGCCCCTTGGGGTGCTCCTGATTGTTGTGGCCGCGATCGCTCTATGGCTGCCCTATTTGGCCCGACCGCTGCGGTGA